The Streptococcus suis DNA window TCAAATGCACCAGTTCCTGATAGTCTTTCCAAAGTCTACTTTTTTGAAATGATAAAGCCAACTCAGACTTTTGAACCTCTCTAGTAAGCAAATAGCAGCCAAGAAGTCGCGCAAAAATAGTTCCAAGAGCTGTACCTAATATCCCAAGACCATCCCACGAACCAAATCCAAAAATCAAGAAGTAATCCAGTAAAACATTAGTGACATTGGTAATAATTCCCACCTTCATGGGTGTGACCGTATCGCCAGTCGCCCTCAAAATCGTACCCAAACTAGTCATACTAGCATGAAGTAGGGAAAAACCACCTACCCAGTAAAAGAAGACTTGAGCATCCTCCAAAGCACTACCGCTTGCTCCCATGGCTTGTAACATCCACCGCCCAAAGAAGATAGAAATAAAACCAAATACAATACCACCTGCTATTGACAATTCTTGTGTTTGGCGAGCATATTGTCTAGCCTTCTCTTTCTGACCCGCTCCCAGACTTCGAGCAATAAGCGCCGTCCCACCAACACCAATAGCTAAAAATACCGCCAAATAGACATTCAAAATCGTATTAGCCAACCCCACAGCTGTAACAGCAACAAGGCCCAACTGAGCAATTAAAAGGGTATCGAAAAAACCGACCAAGGTCTGAAAAATATTTTCAATTGTTGCCGGTAGGGCCAAGCGAATAATCTCGCTTCCTAAACGCTTACTTTTCATACGAACTCCACTATTTTATTTAGAATTATTATAAATAAAAATACAAAAAATTGCAAGAAAAACAGAGGCTGGGCAAAAAGCCCAGCTCCACTACTCAGAGTTCGTGTCAACATCTCAGCGCAGTGGTTGATTGGCAGATTTGTTCGTGTTTTACACTCCAAATCTGACCTAATCAACTGTGCGGGGGTGGGAAGACGAACTCTTTTTTTGACCAGTCGAGTTCTTTCCCACTCCCTGTCTATCCCCATTAGATTAAAGGAGTCTATAAAGGAAATGTAAGCAAATTATAAAATTTCAATAATCAATCAACTCTTTCTCCACGTCGCTGACGAGCAGAGTAGCAAAAGCAAAGCTTGTCGCTAATACCGTTAATCCAATGAAATTCATGAAATTTGTTTCTTTCTCACCAGTTGTAGGAAGGCTACTTTGCCCGAATTCTTTTGAATCAACCACATAATCGATAGATAAATATCCACTATTATCGAAAAAGTTTAGCATAATCAGTCTTTGATGAGAATAGGAAAGCAACTTCAACTAAATGCTCTTCCTGGTTTACAGTATAGATGACAATATATTTTCCATTTTGAATGGTTATTCCTCGGCTACTACGGCCATTCTTATCAATCTTAACTCCAATTTTTTCATCAGCATCGAATCCACGCTCTGGAAAGAGTTCTAGGCTCTCTATTTCATCAAAAATTGCCGTTACTAAACGCTCTGCAGTTTCTGGACTCAGTTTCACATTAGCAACATAATCCCTAATACTTTTGATTTGCTCAATAAGCTTTGGCGAAATAATGACTCTATATTTCTCCATTATCCTAGTACTGCCTTTCTCGCTTCCTCAACCGACAACCCTTTATCTGCTTTTAGCGCTTCATAGCTAGTGGAAACTTCTTCTTGAAGTCGAGCAATTAACTTCTCTCTCTCCTTTTCCTCTACTGTCTTAAAAGGCAGTGTTTTGGAAATTGCGACCTCTTGTACAAATTCATTGAATGCTGATGTAATATCCAGTCCGTTTTCCTGAAAGACCACTTTCGCTAATTCAAAGTATTCTGAATTTACTTTGAAGTTGATTTGTTTATC harbors:
- a CDS encoding MATE family efflux transporter, producing MKSKRLGSEIIRLALPATIENIFQTLVGFFDTLLIAQLGLVAVTAVGLANTILNVYLAVFLAIGVGGTALIARSLGAGQKEKARQYARQTQELSIAGGIVFGFISIFFGRWMLQAMGASGSALEDAQVFFYWVGGFSLLHASMTSLGTILRATGDTVTPMKVGIITNVTNVLLDYFLIFGFGSWDGLGILGTALGTIFARLLGCYLLTREVQKSELALSFQKSRLWKDYQELVHLTIPAALERLVMRLGQVIYFSLIVALGTTVYASHMIAGNIESFTYMPAYGLATAAAVLIGQSLGKGDISTVRKVAFLSSAYGVVIMSLLGIVLYFGAPNFAQLFTKDLEAIHQVVIALKIDVFNQPGLAVSLIMAGALQGLGDTKSPLYSTAIGMWGLRVVGVIVLGQILGWGIAGVWLSILIDLFLRAIFLTWRFMVKTRKLAE
- a CDS encoding LPXTG cell wall anchor domain-containing protein, yielding MLNFFDNSGYLSIDYVVDSKEFGQSSLPTTGEKETNFMNFIGLTVLATSFAFATLLVSDVEKELIDY
- a CDS encoding type II toxin-antitoxin system RelE/ParE family toxin; translated protein: MEKYRVIISPKLIEQIKSIRDYVANVKLSPETAERLVTAIFDEIESLELFPERGFDADEKIGVKIDKNGRSSRGITIQNGKYIVIYTVNQEEHLVEVAFLFSSKTDYAKLFR
- a CDS encoding toxin-antitoxin system antitoxin subunit, with the translated sequence MPTVIRDKQINFKVNSEYFELAKVVFQENGLDITSAFNEFVQEVAISKTLPFKTVEEKEREKLIARLQEEVSTSYEALKADKGLSVEEARKAVLG